The following are from one region of the Mycolicibacterium helvum genome:
- a CDS encoding O-methyltransferase, protein MDADNDQRTRNVNSLDTPQVSSVLERLFGEAERADRPFITEMLDSAEAGIDPVARALEAEAEDYKGFYRRAVQNFLCVSPTYGRFLYLCARAVKAKRVVEFGTSFGVSAIYLACAVRDNGGGTVIGTELEPSKATRAYENLTAAGVADLVDIRIGDAVDVLSSDLGGQVDLVHLDGALSLYRPVLRLLEPRLSSSALVVAENSTSDYLDYVTGPGSSYLSLTLPFDRDGRGNELSVFTG, encoded by the coding sequence GTGGACGCCGACAATGACCAAAGGACCCGCAACGTGAACTCGCTCGATACGCCACAGGTCTCCAGCGTTCTTGAGCGACTCTTCGGAGAGGCCGAACGCGCCGATCGGCCCTTCATCACTGAGATGCTGGATAGTGCCGAGGCGGGGATCGATCCTGTGGCACGGGCGTTGGAAGCCGAAGCCGAAGACTACAAGGGGTTCTATCGCCGAGCGGTGCAGAATTTTCTCTGTGTGTCGCCGACGTACGGTCGGTTCCTCTATCTCTGTGCGCGAGCCGTAAAAGCCAAGCGCGTAGTCGAATTCGGCACGTCATTCGGTGTCTCGGCTATCTATCTCGCCTGCGCTGTGCGAGACAACGGCGGTGGGACTGTGATCGGCACCGAGCTGGAACCGAGCAAGGCAACACGCGCCTACGAGAATTTGACAGCCGCAGGGGTGGCCGACCTCGTCGACATCCGGATTGGTGACGCAGTCGATGTGCTGAGCTCCGACCTCGGCGGCCAGGTTGATCTCGTCCATCTTGATGGCGCGTTGAGTCTGTACCGGCCGGTGTTACGACTGCTGGAACCGCGCTTGAGTTCGAGCGCCCTCGTGGTCGCGGAAAACTCCACGTCTGACTATCTGGACTATGTCACCGGCCCTGGCAGTAGCTACCTGTCGTTGACATTGCCCTTTGATAGGGACGGGCGCGGCAACGAGTTGTCGGTTTTCACTGGCTGA
- a CDS encoding TetR/AcrR family transcriptional regulator has protein sequence MFTEYGYARGTTNRIAEWADVSIGSLYQYYPNKDAIVVELAARHLDAGIAAANRLRDGEGPASVASVMHAVITTAIDNHRQNPEFLRVLAEEASRSKELMDKVAELRGSSVEDMHQLLTQHPEVTVEDKDTAARLVVTTIELVVHHALAAPAPVETTRFGNELVAMLTTYLTADRDLEDPR, from the coding sequence GTGTTCACCGAGTACGGCTACGCCCGGGGGACGACCAACCGCATCGCCGAGTGGGCGGATGTCTCCATCGGATCGCTGTACCAGTACTACCCAAACAAGGACGCCATCGTCGTTGAACTAGCCGCACGTCACCTCGATGCGGGAATTGCAGCGGCAAATCGACTGCGTGACGGTGAAGGTCCTGCCTCCGTCGCCAGTGTCATGCACGCCGTCATCACGACCGCGATCGATAACCACCGCCAAAACCCGGAGTTCCTCAGAGTGCTGGCGGAAGAAGCCTCCCGATCAAAGGAACTGATGGACAAGGTCGCAGAACTGCGCGGGTCCTCAGTCGAAGACATGCATCAGCTTCTCACCCAACACCCGGAAGTGACGGTGGAGGACAAGGACACCGCGGCGCGCCTGGTCGTCACCACCATTGAACTGGTTGTGCACCATGCGCTGGCTGCACCAGCGCCGGTTGAGACGACACGCTTCGGAAACGAACTGGTCGCAATGCTGACGACTTATCTCACCGCAGACCGAGACCTCGAAGATCCTCGTTAA
- a CDS encoding PPE family protein, translated as MTAPMWFGIPPEVHSALLCAGPGIGPLLAAADAWQALSAEYGCAAAELHTILATVQAGVWEGPSAARYFAANWRYLVWLHEAAAVGATRAAQCEEVAGAYTAALANMPTLAELALNHVAHGALLSTNFFGINAIPIAINEADYGRMWVQAATTMSVYDGVAGMVRAATPRLSPAPSVLTAELLGIAAVTDYAPTQAAEAGSALNGSESTVSALLEALIRILVPAPVFQIAEEIAKLNLAQLVALLLVNPVAAASVLAPLTSAVLGLVAYVSVSLMLFALQIGATLLLVAPAIALPLAIALSDSDDPTPVPEGAMAPQPKVAAHPNGSAVDYHPRTSIPLPANAAPTSAATPTSQAPAPHGNAPAPPAGAGPTGSLLYAVGAGGFPPPGNPTLNEESGQHGKWATAGELVSETLVQSTGSHRKSRKRRRQTTPLRRDMNAYAYLEDPAPSSQSPPMPGYTTSVSDLGTASMADRTDGSQAEVPARGYVSLPSDPHREQLSTEVLLPRTWPSPGQNSGC; from the coding sequence ATGACCGCGCCGATGTGGTTTGGTATCCCGCCGGAGGTACATTCGGCACTGTTGTGCGCCGGGCCGGGAATCGGGCCATTGCTGGCTGCAGCGGACGCCTGGCAAGCGTTGAGTGCTGAATATGGATGCGCGGCAGCCGAGCTCCACACCATCTTGGCGACGGTGCAGGCCGGTGTCTGGGAAGGACCGAGCGCCGCGCGGTACTTCGCAGCCAACTGGCGCTATCTGGTCTGGTTACACGAAGCAGCTGCGGTGGGTGCCACCCGTGCTGCTCAGTGTGAGGAAGTCGCCGGCGCCTACACCGCAGCGCTGGCCAACATGCCGACGTTGGCAGAGCTTGCACTGAACCACGTCGCACACGGAGCCCTGCTCAGCACGAACTTCTTTGGGATCAATGCGATACCCATCGCGATCAACGAAGCTGACTACGGCCGCATGTGGGTGCAGGCGGCCACCACGATGTCGGTTTACGACGGTGTCGCAGGTATGGTCCGCGCCGCGACACCACGACTGTCACCCGCACCGTCGGTCTTGACCGCCGAATTATTGGGCATTGCCGCTGTCACCGATTACGCGCCGACCCAAGCCGCCGAGGCAGGATCTGCCCTCAACGGGAGCGAGTCGACAGTGTCGGCGCTCTTAGAAGCGCTGATCAGAATTCTGGTGCCGGCGCCGGTGTTCCAGATTGCGGAGGAGATCGCCAAACTCAATCTGGCCCAACTTGTCGCGCTGCTGCTCGTCAACCCGGTGGCGGCTGCATCAGTCCTTGCCCCGCTTACGTCCGCAGTGCTGGGGCTCGTCGCGTACGTGAGCGTCAGTCTCATGCTATTCGCCTTGCAGATCGGGGCGACCCTTCTTCTCGTAGCGCCGGCAATCGCACTTCCTCTTGCTATTGCGTTGTCCGATTCCGACGACCCGACTCCGGTACCCGAGGGCGCGATGGCGCCGCAACCGAAGGTTGCGGCGCACCCAAACGGCTCGGCTGTCGATTACCATCCTCGTACTTCAATTCCTTTGCCGGCCAACGCTGCTCCTACGAGTGCCGCCACACCGACATCTCAGGCTCCCGCACCGCATGGCAATGCGCCCGCGCCGCCGGCGGGCGCGGGACCAACAGGTTCACTGCTGTACGCAGTCGGGGCGGGAGGTTTCCCGCCCCCCGGCAATCCGACGCTCAACGAGGAATCTGGCCAACACGGTAAGTGGGCTACGGCTGGTGAATTGGTGTCCGAGACGCTCGTGCAGTCGACAGGTTCGCACCGCAAGTCCAGAAAGCGTCGTCGACAGACCACGCCTCTTCGGCGTGACATGAACGCCTACGCGTATCTTGAGGATCCGGCCCCGTCGTCTCAGTCGCCGCCGATGCCCGGTTACACCACGTCCGTGTCGGATCTCGGAACGGCGTCCATGGCGGACCGTACCGATGGTTCTCAGGCCGAGGTTCCTGCTCGCGGATACGTCAGCCTTCCCTCGGATCCGCATCGTGAGCAGCTGTCGACAGAGGTGCTGCTGCCAAGAACCTGGCCATCGCCAGGCCAGAACAGCGGCTGCTGA
- a CDS encoding 2Fe-2S iron-sulfur cluster-binding protein → MTIKTQALHRLTTVDEVETIIGRPPAVVLAKELDHLDDGCREILAHSPIAGIGYLTGPDARPVSTFIGGAPGFAEMLDPNTISVPVPDGEDPPQQNTGISFVFLLPGVGEVLRLNGRVSRSSSTVEIKVQQAFVHCAKAIHRSGLWGTPEPPKPGVGAKAHGGESRTLDDPAIADFFAACPFLVVSTWAGDLSSDTSPRGDSIGFVQILDANTVAIPDRKGNKRADTFHNLVENDRISLAAVIPGSDLALHLHGTGYMSDDSELLATMEIKGAGPHAALIIKVTNVEIRTNTAILKSDLWHLDSRGDEMPNMMALASQHVVIMTSRSEKRSALGAAFALLAKYPRLAKAVADLTYRSELTGEGYAAPGSAPEVHSPSGIETAHASGGWFRRLLTRLRLTPRPATDTAMGLRDVKVVDVIRETAAATTLVFEDPSGSPFEFKAGQFFTVSARIGGRTIRRAYSASCAPGGKRCAVTVKQVSDGVMSTYLNTEVKPGARLQILGPSGAFCIPSPMSAPKNLVLIAAGSGITPVMSILRTILTETTDSRVVLIYGNRTESDIIFADALAELCARHCERLVVRHILTSPSPVWTGGIGRLDEHLLRRELSSLTFAGDAHYYICGPEGLMDGARNVLIDDGVDKSRIHQERFVRAADDLDIGDLAPQIMTVESDGAQIATLTVEPGKSLLQAGLDARVSMPYSCTVGNCGDCMVKLIEGEVRMAEPNCLTPEQRSDGYILACIGKPRSPVRIDIIDE, encoded by the coding sequence GTGACCATCAAGACGCAAGCCCTGCATCGATTGACGACGGTCGACGAAGTCGAGACCATCATCGGCCGTCCACCCGCAGTGGTACTGGCGAAAGAACTCGACCACCTCGACGACGGGTGCAGGGAGATCCTTGCTCACTCTCCCATCGCAGGTATCGGATACCTCACCGGGCCTGATGCCCGCCCGGTGTCGACATTCATCGGCGGCGCTCCGGGATTCGCTGAAATGTTGGATCCCAACACCATCTCCGTACCCGTTCCCGATGGTGAAGATCCTCCGCAGCAGAACACCGGCATATCATTCGTGTTTCTCCTCCCCGGGGTTGGCGAGGTTCTCCGGTTGAACGGACGAGTGAGCCGCTCAAGCTCAACAGTGGAGATCAAGGTGCAGCAAGCCTTTGTTCACTGCGCCAAGGCAATCCATCGATCCGGGTTGTGGGGCACTCCTGAACCTCCAAAGCCCGGGGTCGGCGCGAAGGCCCACGGGGGTGAGTCAAGGACGCTCGATGACCCGGCCATCGCCGACTTCTTCGCAGCATGCCCGTTCCTTGTCGTGTCGACGTGGGCGGGTGACCTGTCGAGCGACACCAGTCCGCGAGGCGACAGTATTGGATTTGTCCAGATACTCGATGCCAACACGGTTGCCATTCCTGACCGCAAAGGCAACAAGCGCGCAGACACATTCCACAACCTCGTCGAGAATGATCGAATCTCCCTGGCCGCAGTCATCCCCGGCAGCGATCTCGCACTTCACCTTCATGGCACTGGGTACATGTCCGATGATTCGGAACTGCTGGCAACCATGGAGATCAAGGGTGCGGGCCCACACGCCGCGCTCATCATCAAGGTGACCAACGTCGAGATACGCACTAACACTGCAATTCTCAAGTCCGACCTGTGGCATCTTGATTCCCGCGGCGACGAAATGCCCAATATGATGGCACTGGCCTCTCAGCATGTCGTCATCATGACCAGCCGATCCGAGAAGCGATCAGCGCTTGGCGCCGCCTTCGCCCTGTTGGCGAAATACCCCCGCCTCGCAAAGGCAGTTGCCGATCTCACGTACAGGTCGGAATTGACAGGCGAGGGATACGCAGCTCCAGGGTCCGCGCCAGAAGTACACTCACCCAGCGGGATTGAGACGGCTCATGCCAGCGGCGGATGGTTCCGGCGGCTCCTCACGCGTCTACGCCTGACGCCACGCCCCGCCACTGACACGGCGATGGGTCTCAGAGATGTCAAGGTGGTGGATGTTATTCGTGAGACCGCCGCTGCCACCACGCTGGTGTTCGAGGACCCCTCGGGCTCGCCGTTCGAGTTCAAGGCCGGACAGTTCTTCACGGTCTCAGCCCGGATCGGTGGACGCACGATTCGCCGTGCATATTCCGCGTCATGTGCGCCCGGCGGGAAGCGATGCGCTGTCACGGTCAAGCAGGTGAGCGACGGCGTGATGTCCACGTACCTCAATACGGAGGTCAAACCGGGCGCGCGTCTTCAGATTCTGGGGCCGTCGGGTGCATTCTGCATCCCCAGTCCGATGTCGGCACCCAAGAACCTCGTCCTCATCGCCGCAGGCAGCGGTATTACCCCGGTCATGAGCATCCTCCGCACGATCCTGACCGAAACCACAGACAGTCGAGTGGTGCTCATCTATGGCAATCGCACCGAAAGCGACATCATCTTCGCCGACGCCCTTGCCGAACTGTGTGCGCGGCACTGCGAGCGCTTGGTTGTGCGACACATTCTGACCAGTCCGTCGCCGGTGTGGACGGGAGGGATCGGCCGACTTGACGAGCATCTCCTACGACGAGAACTGAGTAGCCTGACCTTCGCCGGGGACGCGCACTACTACATCTGCGGCCCAGAAGGTTTGATGGACGGCGCTCGCAATGTGCTCATCGATGACGGCGTCGATAAGAGCCGCATCCATCAAGAGCGATTTGTCCGAGCCGCCGACGACCTCGATATTGGAGACCTCGCCCCGCAGATCATGACCGTGGAGTCCGACGGGGCACAGATCGCAACTCTAACCGTTGAACCCGGCAAAAGCCTGCTTCAAGCCGGCCTCGATGCCCGAGTCTCGATGCCCTACTCGTGCACAGTCGGAAACTGCGGCGATTGCATGGTGAAGCTGATTGAGGGCGAAGTCCGGATGGCCGAGCCAAACTGCTTGACACCTGAACAGCGCTCTGACGGTTACATTTTGGCATGCATCGGCAAGCCTCGGTCGCCGGTGCGCATCGATATCATCGATGAGTAG
- a CDS encoding PPOX class F420-dependent oxidoreductase translates to MEKLSEEVIAFLSDGTRTAKLGYVAADGRPLVAPVWFVVDGNQLVFNTAKQAAKGRALDRDPRVVVCVDDEHPPFSFVQVQGIASTSEDPEDLLDTATRIAGRYMGAERAEEYGRRNGVPGELIVRITPTKVIAGFNVAD, encoded by the coding sequence ATGGAAAAACTCTCCGAAGAAGTGATTGCCTTCCTTTCCGACGGCACTCGGACAGCCAAGTTGGGCTACGTCGCAGCGGACGGCCGACCGCTGGTCGCGCCGGTGTGGTTCGTCGTCGACGGCAACCAGCTGGTCTTCAATACCGCAAAGCAGGCCGCCAAAGGCCGAGCCCTGGACCGCGACCCCCGGGTGGTGGTGTGCGTCGACGACGAGCATCCCCCGTTTTCGTTTGTACAGGTCCAGGGGATCGCGTCGACGTCAGAAGACCCCGAGGACTTGCTGGACACCGCCACCCGCATCGCCGGGCGTTATATGGGTGCCGAGCGCGCCGAGGAATACGGTCGGCGCAACGGGGTGCCTGGCGAGTTGATCGTGCGGATAACGCCGACGAAAGTCATTGCAGGATTCAACGTCGCTGATTGA
- a CDS encoding DUF5313 domain-containing protein, whose translation MSATRPNLLQIIAYSYGFRRLPAAMRDWVANDLAGPGCVRRFMLKAAIPPFFILAPFWLLPVEQNAVYVHAEMTVPIYLWTLAISLALNKVWRRHRLAVHGLDPNLVDVGKRQKNARIDQDYVARFGPRPQEADYQKNSNPFF comes from the coding sequence ATGTCCGCCACCAGGCCTAACCTTCTCCAAATCATCGCTTACTCGTATGGTTTCCGACGGCTGCCCGCCGCCATGCGCGACTGGGTCGCCAACGACCTCGCGGGACCGGGCTGTGTCCGACGGTTCATGCTCAAGGCGGCCATACCCCCGTTCTTCATTCTGGCGCCGTTCTGGCTGTTGCCTGTCGAGCAGAACGCGGTGTACGTGCACGCCGAAATGACGGTGCCGATCTACCTGTGGACATTGGCTATCTCGCTGGCACTGAACAAAGTGTGGCGGCGGCACCGCCTCGCGGTGCACGGTTTGGATCCCAATCTCGTCGATGTCGGCAAGCGCCAGAAGAATGCGCGGATCGATCAGGATTACGTCGCCCGCTTCGGACCCCGGCCGCAAGAGGCCGACTACCAGAAGAACAGCAATCCGTTTTTCTGA
- a CDS encoding aldehyde dehydrogenase family protein, protein MTLQAVLDDIRSRPGDGEIISIVDPVTEEQIGEFTDCGPQAVDDAVGRAKASFESGVWSQLPGRERAKVMWRIADLIDEHAAEFAAIDSANTGMMKLQSEMVVPTCAEFFRYYAGWCSKINGTSYDVKTTGIAADSYVDLHAYTLKEPYGVVGLIFPWNGPIFNACAKIAPALAAGCSSLVKPAEETPLSAVLLDRLIHEAGVPEGVVNLLTGYGHTAGAAISAHSGVEKVAFTGSTEVGKMIVAASAGNLKKVMLELGGKSPVLIFDDADLDKAIFGAAMGIFVHSGQGCVCGSRIFVQRGVYDQVVEGIAGVANFMKYGGPDEEGVMSGPLISAKQLDRVLGFIDEGKRDGAEVVTGGYRLDRKGYFVHPTVLTNVDPSMRLYQQEIFGPVVSIIPFDDEDEAIAMANDTTYGLAGTVWTTNISRGHRLVKRLQAGSVQINCQLIFDHDVPFGGYKQSGWGHEFGKEGLEGYLKTKSVWAQL, encoded by the coding sequence ATGACGCTGCAGGCCGTGTTGGACGACATCCGAAGCCGACCCGGTGACGGCGAGATCATCTCGATTGTCGACCCGGTGACCGAGGAGCAGATCGGTGAGTTCACCGACTGCGGCCCGCAGGCGGTCGACGATGCGGTCGGCCGGGCCAAGGCGTCGTTCGAATCGGGTGTCTGGTCGCAGCTGCCGGGGCGCGAGCGGGCCAAGGTCATGTGGCGCATCGCCGACCTCATCGACGAGCACGCGGCCGAATTCGCGGCGATCGACTCTGCCAACACCGGAATGATGAAGCTGCAGTCGGAGATGGTGGTCCCCACCTGTGCCGAATTCTTCCGCTACTACGCCGGCTGGTGTTCCAAGATCAACGGCACCTCCTACGACGTGAAGACCACCGGCATTGCCGCCGACAGCTACGTCGACCTACACGCCTACACGCTCAAGGAGCCCTACGGCGTTGTCGGCCTGATCTTTCCGTGGAATGGCCCTATCTTCAACGCCTGCGCCAAGATCGCCCCCGCGTTGGCGGCAGGCTGCAGCAGCCTGGTGAAACCCGCTGAGGAGACACCACTTTCGGCGGTTCTGTTGGACCGGTTGATCCACGAGGCTGGGGTGCCCGAGGGTGTGGTCAACCTCCTTACCGGCTACGGGCACACCGCCGGCGCGGCGATCAGCGCGCACAGCGGCGTCGAGAAGGTCGCGTTCACCGGCTCCACCGAGGTGGGCAAGATGATCGTGGCTGCCTCGGCGGGCAACCTGAAGAAGGTGATGCTCGAACTCGGCGGCAAGTCGCCGGTGCTGATCTTCGACGACGCCGATCTGGACAAGGCGATCTTCGGCGCCGCAATGGGTATCTTCGTGCACTCCGGACAGGGGTGCGTCTGTGGCTCAAGGATTTTCGTGCAGCGCGGCGTCTATGACCAGGTGGTCGAGGGGATCGCCGGAGTGGCCAACTTCATGAAGTACGGGGGCCCGGATGAGGAAGGGGTCATGAGCGGCCCGCTGATCAGTGCCAAACAACTCGACCGCGTGCTGGGATTCATCGACGAGGGTAAGCGCGACGGCGCCGAGGTTGTCACCGGCGGGTACCGGCTCGACCGCAAGGGGTACTTCGTACACCCGACGGTGCTCACCAACGTCGACCCCAGCATGCGCCTCTATCAGCAAGAGATCTTCGGGCCGGTGGTGTCGATCATCCCGTTCGACGACGAAGACGAAGCCATCGCGATGGCTAATGACACCACCTACGGGCTCGCGGGCACGGTGTGGACCACCAATATCAGCCGGGGCCACCGGCTTGTGAAGCGTCTGCAGGCGGGCAGCGTGCAGATCAACTGCCAGCTGATCTTCGACCACGATGTGCCTTTCGGCGGCTACAAGCAGTCCGGTTGGGGCCATGAGTTCGGCAAGGAAGGCCTGGAAGGTTACTTGAAGACCAAATCGGTGTGGGCCCAGCTGTAA
- a CDS encoding TNT domain-containing protein: MSKPGSSQKNRFAARLTARIGAAAVVTGLAFAGPQGLGIAGADTGSSGAGSSNSNSSSSASKTARTGNSARQSNPAAATTRNPLRSPATNAPSAAATAGPLVAAAPSAAADSSSTEVASAQSARTTAPLTVAPSAAKTTPAASLTVPGPMTPEAVVAIFVSNGTLSHPNAGLLIGNGFSFDGVTCASATKCDGGRSGLLFGNGGNGYNGGTGGNAGLIGNGGAGGRGFTTINGGNGGNGGSAGLFLGNGGEGGSAATGANGGNGGKGGLLFGIGGRGGIGGSGTVECATTECQVTNWGGLGGSGGAAGLFFGRAGAAGAQPLAENSWLFQGYTAAYPVYVPVPPATAPGNPEINPDGSGAVYPNDQDPSKPYAIPGTIVPDIQLPAGTPLGRWGYPGGAFLAPAGTHFAQLSLPPSSQVSPYFSYVVKDPSALPPGIHIEQSQAAPWFGQPGGAIQYRLTYADGRDAPVQALLDSGYLGYA; this comes from the coding sequence ATGTCAAAGCCGGGGTCTTCGCAGAAGAATCGCTTCGCAGCCAGGCTTACCGCGCGAATAGGCGCGGCGGCAGTGGTGACCGGATTGGCGTTCGCCGGCCCCCAGGGGCTGGGCATCGCCGGCGCCGACACCGGCTCGAGTGGCGCAGGCTCCTCGAACAGCAACTCCTCATCCTCGGCGTCGAAGACAGCGCGCACCGGTAACTCCGCGCGTCAGTCCAACCCTGCCGCTGCGACCACTCGCAACCCACTGCGCTCCCCTGCGACGAATGCGCCCAGCGCGGCGGCGACCGCCGGCCCACTCGTCGCGGCAGCACCGTCAGCCGCAGCCGACTCGTCCTCGACCGAAGTCGCATCAGCTCAGAGCGCGCGCACTACCGCCCCGTTGACCGTCGCCCCCTCGGCGGCCAAAACCACCCCGGCAGCGTCGCTGACGGTCCCCGGCCCCATGACACCCGAGGCTGTCGTCGCGATCTTCGTTTCCAACGGAACCCTCTCTCACCCCAACGCGGGGTTGTTGATCGGAAACGGGTTCAGTTTCGATGGCGTCACCTGCGCTTCAGCCACCAAGTGCGACGGCGGCCGCAGCGGTTTGCTGTTCGGCAACGGCGGTAACGGCTACAACGGCGGCACCGGTGGAAATGCCGGGTTGATCGGCAACGGTGGCGCCGGCGGTCGCGGATTCACCACCATCAACGGCGGAAACGGCGGAAACGGCGGCTCGGCCGGGCTGTTCCTCGGAAACGGCGGCGAGGGTGGGTCCGCGGCGACCGGCGCGAACGGCGGTAACGGCGGCAAGGGTGGGCTGTTATTCGGCATCGGAGGTCGCGGCGGGATCGGCGGCTCCGGGACCGTGGAATGCGCGACCACCGAGTGCCAAGTGACCAACTGGGGTGGACTCGGCGGTAGCGGCGGAGCAGCCGGATTGTTCTTCGGTCGGGCGGGCGCAGCCGGGGCCCAGCCGCTGGCGGAAAACTCGTGGCTTTTCCAGGGATACACCGCGGCCTACCCGGTGTACGTCCCGGTACCCCCCGCGACCGCTCCCGGCAACCCAGAAATCAACCCCGATGGCTCTGGTGCGGTCTACCCCAACGACCAAGACCCGAGCAAGCCGTACGCCATCCCGGGGACGATCGTCCCCGACATCCAGCTTCCCGCGGGCACCCCGCTGGGACGTTGGGGCTACCCCGGCGGCGCGTTCCTCGCCCCGGCCGGCACCCACTTCGCCCAACTGTCGTTGCCCCCGTCGAGCCAGGTCTCGCCGTACTTCTCGTACGTCGTGAAGGATCCATCGGCCCTGCCTCCTGGCATTCACATCGAGCAATCCCAGGCCGCGCCGTGGTTCGGTCAGCCCGGCGGCGCAATCCAATACCGCCTCACCTACGCGGACGGGCGGGACGCGCCGGTCCAAGCCCTGCTTGATTCCGGGTACCTCGGCTACGCATGA
- a CDS encoding PE-PPE domain-containing protein → MITAVLLGVGSILTSAVSLAATTGLIVPGTGTPNANVIDGFLTNVRNYYLAQTSCDANCNLDGIDYPASLWPLVGGLTGDKWDDSVGTGVNHLNSALIQELATTDDDVVIFGFSQGAAVVSNELRNITGLDNNLKQRLQVVIAGNPYKPNGGIFTRLGLLQYIPGLKITTDVPTPTDTTGGAIGALPIPVTDIAFEYDPVGDAPAYPLNFLAMANALLGLVYIHTTYIAPNGNTKDWVVPDGYDPQDLANEMDPALHPENFTYYNNTTYILIPTKVLPIMQPLIGFGKWTGTSAIVTPIVDLVSPALRVIIDTGYDRTTSPGQYETFGLFPRINPITFTKDLVGAIQQGIHDAGQDIAALRPPAAPALPTAASKRATVTPLAGAEHATSSRKAVTPEAKSATTGERTKPTSSTGSSRRAAA, encoded by the coding sequence GTGATCACAGCCGTGCTTCTCGGCGTCGGATCAATACTCACATCGGCGGTTTCCCTGGCCGCCACCACCGGGCTCATCGTGCCCGGCACCGGAACGCCGAATGCGAACGTCATCGACGGCTTCCTGACCAACGTGCGCAACTACTACCTCGCCCAAACCTCGTGCGATGCGAATTGCAACCTCGATGGCATCGACTACCCGGCCTCGCTGTGGCCATTGGTCGGTGGGCTCACGGGTGACAAGTGGGACGACTCGGTCGGTACTGGGGTCAACCATCTCAATAGCGCGCTGATCCAAGAACTGGCGACCACCGATGACGACGTCGTGATCTTCGGCTTCTCCCAGGGCGCGGCGGTGGTGTCCAACGAGTTGCGCAACATCACCGGGCTGGACAACAACCTCAAGCAGCGACTGCAGGTAGTCATCGCCGGCAACCCCTACAAGCCCAATGGCGGCATCTTCACTCGACTCGGCCTCCTGCAGTACATCCCCGGATTGAAGATCACCACCGACGTGCCCACGCCCACCGACACCACCGGCGGTGCGATCGGGGCCCTGCCGATCCCCGTGACCGACATCGCCTTCGAATACGATCCCGTCGGCGATGCTCCGGCCTACCCGCTCAACTTCCTAGCTATGGCCAATGCGCTGCTCGGCCTGGTCTACATCCACACCACCTACATCGCACCGAACGGCAACACCAAGGATTGGGTTGTACCCGACGGGTACGACCCCCAAGACCTGGCCAACGAGATGGATCCGGCGCTACACCCGGAGAACTTCACGTACTACAACAACACGACATACATCCTGATCCCGACCAAGGTGCTGCCAATCATGCAGCCGCTCATCGGTTTTGGTAAGTGGACAGGCACTTCCGCGATCGTCACGCCCATCGTCGATCTGGTGTCGCCGGCCTTACGCGTCATCATCGACACCGGCTACGACCGCACCACCAGCCCGGGCCAGTACGAAACGTTCGGGCTGTTCCCGAGGATCAATCCGATCACGTTCACCAAGGATCTGGTCGGTGCGATCCAGCAGGGCATCCATGACGCCGGCCAGGATATCGCGGCCCTGCGGCCGCCTGCCGCGCCCGCGCTGCCCACTGCGGCGTCCAAGCGAGCAACGGTCACACCGCTGGCAGGTGCGGAACACGCCACGTCGTCGCGCAAAGCGGTTACTCCAGAAGCAAAGTCGGCCACCACGGGCGAGCGCACCAAGCCCACCAGCTCGACGGGTTCGTCCCGCCGCGCCGCTGCCTGA